One window of the Zea mays cultivar B73 chromosome 3, Zm-B73-REFERENCE-NAM-5.0, whole genome shotgun sequence genome contains the following:
- the LOC100274306 gene encoding Probable carboxylesterase 16-like, with translation MPSVGVKIYSVFFKLFLRHRLQSLAAAAAGDPDNAAFGVSCRPDEATAPPNPAFSAAADGVASKDLHIDPNSSLSVRIFLPTPPPPSPHAHLLAHAHPRRASDPTPTTPAPAPANGAPYRGYLPHAVSSPRAAASARRRLPIVVQFHGGGFVTGSNTAAANDAFCRRVAKLCDAIVVAVGYRLAPESRYPAAFDDGVKVLKWIAKQANLAMMTKVGGGVDTFGASTVEPWIAAHGDPARCVLLGASCGANIADYVTRKVVEDGKPFDPVKVVAQVLMYPFFIGSVPTHSEIRLANSYFYDKSTCLLAWRLFLSEKEFNLDHPAANPLAPSRRAPPLKCMPPTLTVIAEHDWMRDRAIAYSEELRKVNVDSPVLDYKDTVHEFATLDVFLKTPQAQACAEDIAIWMKKYISLRGHEFSY, from the exons ATGCCGAGCGTCGGCGTGAAGATCTACAGCGTCTTCTTCAAGCTCTTCCTCCGCCACCGCCTCCAGTcgctggccgccgccgccgcgggggaCCCCGACAACGCGGCCTTCGGCGTCTCCTGCCGCCCCGACGAGGCCACCGCGCCGCCCAACCCGGCCTTCTCCGCTGCCGCCGACGGCGTCGCCTCCAAGGACCTCCACATCGACCCCAACTCATCGCTCTCCGTCCGCATCTTCCTCCCCACGCCCCCGCCGCCTTCCCCGCACGCCCACCTCCTCGCGCACGCGCACCCGCGCCGCGCCAGCGACCCCACCCCGACgacccccgcgcccgcgcccgccaaCGGCGCGCCGTACCGAGGGTACCTCCCGCACGCCGTCTCCTCGCCGCGCGCCGCCGCGTCGGCGCGCCGGAGGCTGCCCATCGTCGTGCAGTTCCACGGCGGCGGCTTCGTCACCGGGAGCAACACTGCCGCGGCCAACGACGCCTTCTGCAGGAGGGTCGCCAAGCTCTGCGATGCCATTGTCGTCGCCGTGGGGTACAGGCTTGCGCCAGAGAGCCGATACCCTGCCGCGTTCGATGACGGGGTCAAGGTGCTCAAGTGGATCGCCAAGCAGGCCAATCTCGCCATGATGACCAAGGTCGGGGGTGGTGTTGACACCTTCGGTGCATCCACTGTTGAGCCGTGGATTGCTGCACATGGTGATCCAGCTAG ATGTGTTCTACTTGGTGCAAGCTGTGGTGCAAATATTGCTGATTATGTCACTCGGAAGGTGGTCGAAGATGGGAAACCGTTTGACCCGGTTAAGGTTGTTGCACAAGTTCTGATGTATCCATTTTTCATAGGGAGTGTTCCGACACACTCGGAAATTCGGCTTGCGAACTCATACTTCTACGACAAGTCCACATGTTTACTTGCTTGGAGACTATTTTTGTCAGAGAAAGAGTTCAACCTAGACCACCCTGCTGCCAACCCTCTGGCGCCTAGCAGACGAGCTCCCCCACTGAAGTGCATGCCGCCGACCTTGACAgttattgccgagcatgactggaTGAGGGATCGAGCAATTGCTTACTCTGAGGAACTCCGCAAGGTTAATGTTGACTCGCCAGTTCTTGACTACAAGGATACGGTTCATGAGTTTGCAACCCTGGATGTGTTCCTAAAAACACCACAGGCCCAGGCCTGTGCCGAGGACATTGCCATATGGATGAAGAAATATATATCCCTCCGAGGGCATGAGTTCTCGTATTAG
- the LOC100280152 gene encoding Probable thimet oligopeptidase-like, producing the protein MEPRRRERRVIAIAGAAALVAVGLNIAFSAVVAHRRRKRRELPGFTAQVNLSAAAIKRTTDRIISKSRETYDSVAAVPLDKVSFANVIAPLAELDALQFPLVQACVLPRMVSPSEDVRKASAEAEKLLDSHFVLCRQREDVYRVIKAFTVKGERIGPEATRFLQFLVKEFERNGVKLSQSKRKEMEKLKSHIDALNLKYLQNLNDFTKFLLLGEDELAGMPFEFLKDLEKADGKFKVPLTSYHVTPVLEHCKVGSTRKQIAVAYGQKGGKDNVAILENLVQLRHKFAKLLGYTNYADFAIEPRMPKTSRKILEFLEEMSEQLSDVANRELNILKDLKIKEEGNAQFGMEDLLYYIKRAEEFKVDLDVGEIKQYFPVGLVISGMLKIFQDLFALRFDEIKDVDVWHDTVRVFSVWDASSSDLLGYFFLDIFSREGKYAHTCVVTLQNGCLCSNGTRKVPAAVILSQCPKEFDGNSALLRFPEVVRLFHEFSHVVHHVSNRATFSRFSGLRLEGDFAEIPSLLLENWCYESISLKMMSGFHQDITKSISSEACQSLKRRRDLFAGLKMKQEILLCLVDQIIHSSENVDIDDLIKDLHPKVMLGIPLLEGTSPASSFPRIAFGYDAVCYSYIWSEVFAADLFVSKFKDDLLNQHAGLRFRNKVLAPGGSKDPLEIITDYLGREPSLQPFIQSRTRNSL; encoded by the exons ATGGAGCCCAGAAGACGAGAGCGCAGGGTCATCGCCATCGCCGGTGCGGCAGCGCTCGTTGCCGTGGGCCTCAATATCGCCTTCTCCGCCGTCGTCGCCCACCGTCGGAGGAAGCGACGAG AGCTTCCAGGGTTTACTGCTCAAGTCAACCTATCAGCAGCTGCGATTAAAAGAACGACCGACCGTATCATCTCTAAGTCAAGGGAAACTTATGATTCAGTGGCTGCAGTGCCCCTAGATAAA GTCAGTTTTGCTAATGTCATTGCACCATTGGCAGAATTAGATGCGCTGCAATTCCCTCTGGTTCAAGCTTGTGTTCTTCCTAGGATGGTATCACCATCTGAGGATGTTCGCAAGGCAAGTGCTGAAGCAGAGAAGCTATTGGATTCCCACTTTGTGCTTTGCAG GCAGCGTGAAGATGTTTATCGTGTCATAAAAGCATTTACAGTGAAAGGCGAGAGAATAGGTCCTGAAGCAACAAGATTTCTTCAGTTTTTG GTGAAAGAGTTTGAGCGCAATGGAGTAAAACTATCTCAAAGCAAGAGAAAAGAAATGGAGAAATTGAAATCTCATATAGATGCATTAAACTTGAAGTATCTCCAAAATTTGAATGATTTCACCAAATtccttcttttaggtgaagatgaaCTAGCTGGAATGCCCTTTGAGTTCCTTAAG GATCTGGAAAAGGCTGATGGGAAGTTTAAGGTTCCGTTGACTAGTTACCATGTTACTCCAGTTCTTGAGCACTGCAAG GTTGGCTCTACCAGGAAGCAGATTGCTGTTGCTTATGGACAAAAAGGTGGGAAGGATAATGTAGCCATCCTAGAAAATTTG GTCCAGCTAAGACACAAGTTTGCTAAATTGCTGGGGTACACCAACTATGCTGATTTTGCTATTGAGCCCAGAATGCCAAAGACTTCGAGGAAG ATCTTAGAGTTTTTGGAAGAGATGTCTGAACAATTAAGTGATGTGGCTAATAGAGAGCTCAACATACTCAAAGACCTCAAG ATCAAGGAGGAAGGAAATGCTCAGTTTGGAATGGAAGATTTGTTGTACTACATCAAAAGAGCTGAAGAATTCAAGGTTGATCTTGACGTTGGTGAAATTAAACAATACTTCCCTGTTGGCCTGGTCATATCTGGAATGCTGAAGATATTTCAGGATCTATTTG CACTACGATTCGACGAAATTAAGGATGTTGATGTTTGGCATGATACAGTTCGTGTGTTTTCTGTTTGGGATGCAAGTTCAAGTGATCTTTTGGGTTACTTTTTTCTTGATATCTTTTCCAG GGAAGGAAAGTATGCCCACACTTGTGTTGTGACCCTTCAGAATGGATGCTTATGTTCTAATGGTACACGTAAG GTTCCGGCTGCTGTGATATTATCTCAGTGTCCAAAAGAGTTTGATGGTAATTCAGCATTGCTGCGGTTCCCTGAAGTTGTGAGGCTATTCCATGAATTTAGCCATGTG GTCCATCACGTATCCAACAGAGCCACCTTTTCAAGATTTTCAGGCCTTCGACTGGAGGGTGACTTTGCTGAAATTCCAAGCCTGCTACTCGAGAATTG GTGCTATGAGAGTATTTCTCTGAAAATGATGTCCGGCTTCCATCAG GACATTACGAAATCCATAAGTAGTGAAGCTTGCCAATCTCTGAAAAGAAGGCGTGATTTGTTTGCTGGCCTGAAAATGAAACAAGAGATACTTTTGT GCCTTGTTGATCAGATAATACATTCAAGTGAGAATGTGGACATTGATGACTTAATCAAGGATCTTCACCCCAAG GTAATGTTGGGTATACCTTTATTGGAAGGGACCAGTCCAGCTTCAAGTTTTCCTCGTATTGCCTTTGGCTATGATGCTGTGTGCTACAGTTACATATGGAGTGAG GTGTTTGCTGCTGATCTTTTTGTATCAAAATTTAAAGATGACTTGCTCAATCAGCATGCTGGATTGCGGTTCAGAAATAAG GTGTTGGCTCCAGGAGGCTCAAAAGATCCCCTGGAGATAATAACGGACTACCTAGGAAGAGAACCATCACTCCAACCTTTTATTCAGAGCAGAACAAGGAACAGTCTGTGA